A stretch of the Synechocystis sp. PCC 7338 genome encodes the following:
- a CDS encoding DUF5615 family PIN-like protein has product MNIWVDAQLPPTLADWLSSSFDLEAAALRDLGLRDAKDIEIFDAARVANSVIMTKDSDFVDLVCRLGIPPQIIWLTCGNVTNRNLRRILSSTLPKALEKLQEGEMIVEISSP; this is encoded by the coding sequence ATGAATATTTGGGTTGATGCTCAATTACCCCCAACATTGGCGGATTGGCTGTCCAGTAGTTTTGATTTAGAGGCTGCGGCTTTGAGAGATCTTGGATTACGGGATGCCAAAGACATTGAAATTTTTGATGCGGCACGAGTTGCCAACTCTGTAATCATGACAAAAGACAGCGATTTTGTTGATCTTGTCTGTCGGTTAGGAATACCACCTCAGATTATTTGGCTGACTTGTGGCAATGTTACGAATCGAAACTTACGTCGGATTCTTTCAAGTACCTTGCCAAAGGCTTTAGAAAAACTGCAAGAAGGCGAAATGATTGTAGAAATCAGCAGCCCATAA
- a CDS encoding carbon-nitrogen hydrolase family protein: MIYLTRLQPQPPAPGMGVRLAIYQNQGGPIGNAEAITYYLGKMEEAIQAARSFGGQLISFAELYLTGYALSPQEVHQLAIAKDGEVMAQVEQLAQKYGIAIICPYPEKAIINGEIHYYDSINLFDNQGKLLKTYRKTHLWGPDEGKIYSQGHCHTEEGEAFTVHEVNGFPIGLLNCYEAEFAELSRILALRGAKLVVIPTAADVWTLLSTGERTEMPYPDVSQNIIPVRALENVIFVAYCNRAGGETRLNAQGETVLVGEYLGNSVIAGPHGDILLHPRNEETLLIADCVPGNYGSTHPENTNYLADRRPNLYGALIDEIGG; encoded by the coding sequence ATGATTTATCTAACCCGCCTCCAGCCCCAACCGCCCGCTCCAGGTATGGGGGTAAGACTAGCCATTTACCAAAACCAAGGTGGCCCCATTGGTAATGCCGAGGCGATCACCTATTACCTAGGGAAAATGGAGGAAGCGATCCAGGCTGCCCGGAGTTTTGGTGGCCAACTGATCAGTTTTGCCGAACTTTATTTAACTGGTTACGCCCTTTCCCCCCAGGAAGTACACCAATTGGCGATCGCCAAGGATGGGGAAGTGATGGCCCAGGTGGAGCAACTAGCCCAAAAATATGGCATTGCCATCATTTGTCCCTACCCGGAAAAGGCAATTATTAACGGGGAAATCCACTACTATGACAGCATTAACCTGTTCGATAACCAGGGAAAATTACTCAAAACCTATCGCAAAACCCATCTCTGGGGCCCGGACGAAGGCAAAATTTACTCCCAGGGTCACTGCCATACAGAAGAGGGAGAAGCTTTCACCGTCCATGAAGTAAATGGTTTTCCTATTGGTTTGTTGAACTGCTACGAAGCAGAATTTGCTGAATTAAGTCGTATCCTTGCCCTACGGGGGGCGAAATTGGTGGTGATTCCCACTGCGGCAGACGTTTGGACGTTACTTTCCACTGGCGAAAGAACCGAAATGCCCTACCCGGATGTGTCCCAAAATATTATTCCCGTGCGGGCTTTGGAAAATGTAATTTTTGTCGCCTACTGTAATCGCGCTGGGGGCGAAACCAGGCTCAATGCCCAGGGGGAAACGGTGCTGGTGGGGGAATATTTGGGCAACAGTGTTATTGCCGGGCCCCATGGGGACATTCTGCTCCATCCCCGCAATGAAGAAACTTTACTCATTGCTGATTGTGTACCGGGAAATTATGGCTCCACCCATCCGGAAAATACCAATTATCTAGCCGATCGCCGGCCGAATTTATATGGGGCGTTGATAGACGAAATTGGGGGTTAA
- a CDS encoding urease accessory protein UreD, producing the protein MVTAPTVNNSAPWRANLWLRYDRPGHRTRMVECLVQAPLKVQRSFYPDDTGQCQTMLLHTGGGMVGGDRLGYDIVLEAQSDVCFTSASAGKIYRSLGPWSEQRVNLEVGIGASVLWCPQETIIFDQARYQQNFCIKLQEQARFKGWEIVRLGRTARGEKFTQGHWRSSWEIWQGERLIWGERQQLIGAEQLYESPNALAGFTCLGTYVDLSRSFDQNLVNQAREIINCQGRSPQFGLSLTATQGLIARYRGNSTQEAKDIFTQLSQFY; encoded by the coding sequence TTGGTCACTGCTCCCACTGTCAACAATTCTGCGCCTTGGCGGGCCAATCTTTGGCTCCGCTATGACCGCCCTGGGCACCGTACCCGCATGGTTGAATGTTTGGTGCAGGCCCCCCTCAAGGTACAACGGTCTTTTTATCCGGATGACACGGGGCAATGTCAAACCATGTTGCTACATACCGGCGGCGGCATGGTGGGGGGCGATCGCCTGGGGTACGATATTGTGTTAGAAGCCCAGAGTGATGTGTGCTTTACCAGTGCTTCGGCGGGGAAAATTTACCGTAGTCTGGGCCCCTGGAGTGAGCAGAGGGTGAACCTAGAGGTGGGAATCGGGGCTTCGGTGCTCTGGTGTCCCCAGGAAACAATTATTTTTGACCAGGCTCGATATCAACAGAATTTTTGCATTAAGCTCCAGGAGCAGGCCCGTTTCAAAGGTTGGGAAATTGTCCGTTTGGGGCGTACTGCCAGGGGAGAAAAATTTACCCAAGGCCATTGGCGATCCAGTTGGGAAATTTGGCAGGGAGAGAGGTTGATTTGGGGAGAAAGGCAACAGTTAATCGGTGCGGAACAACTTTACGAATCCCCCAACGCTTTGGCGGGCTTTACTTGTCTGGGCACCTATGTGGATTTGAGTCGTTCCTTTGACCAGAATTTGGTTAATCAAGCCAGGGAGATAATTAATTGCCAGGGGCGATCGCCACAGTTTGGCCTAAGTTTGACCGCTACCCAGGGCTTAATTGCCCGCTACCGGGGAAATTCCACCCAAGAAGCAAAGGATATTTTTACCCAGCTCAGTCAGTTTTATTGA
- the psbQ gene encoding photosystem II protein PsbQ: MSRLRSLLSLVLVLVTTILVSCSSPQVEIPTTYSPEKIAQLQVYVNPIAVAREGIEDKLQGLIADQNWVDTQTYIHGPLGQLRRDMLGLANSLLPKDQDKATTLAREVFGHLERLDAAAKDRNSSQAKIQYQEALADFDAFLSLLPQAS; the protein is encoded by the coding sequence ATGTCTCGTTTACGTTCGTTACTTTCCCTCGTTCTAGTTTTAGTAACTACGATCCTCGTTAGTTGCAGTAGCCCCCAGGTGGAAATTCCCACCACCTATAGCCCAGAAAAAATTGCCCAACTACAGGTCTATGTTAATCCGATCGCCGTGGCCCGGGAAGGCATAGAAGATAAGTTACAGGGTTTGATTGCGGACCAGAACTGGGTGGATACCCAAACCTATATCCACGGGCCCCTGGGACAACTACGCCGAGATATGTTGGGGCTGGCCAATTCCCTGTTACCCAAGGATCAAGATAAGGCCACTACCTTGGCCAGGGAAGTTTTCGGCCACTTGGAACGACTAGATGCGGCAGCCAAGGATCGCAATAGTTCCCAAGCTAAAATCCAGTACCAAGAAGCCCTGGCGGATTTTGATGCTTTCCTGAGTTTGTTGCCCCAGGCCAGTTAG
- a CDS encoding prohibitin family protein — protein MGAVISAIAALASWTVFISVKNPDNPKIPKLLRPLVFCIALLMSALFLQQSLGRAVVVIPAGEVGVIETMGTVDTVPLTSGVYFLNPLSKVVTYSTRLQDIKETVDTSSKEGLNFNIDVSLQYRLNPEKAGEVFSSLGNEEQQREIIISRFRSLIRENTAKYDLSSIYGDKRAEISLDLARSMKEQLEPIGFLVEDALMRNVILPENIQKAIQAKVEVEQSNQKKQLELISAQRDAERKIIEAQGVADSQKILSQSLTDQIIKLKAIEATQKLAESPNTKVLIMGSGEGNLPIIMSDP, from the coding sequence ATGGGTGCTGTTATCTCGGCGATCGCCGCCTTGGCTAGTTGGACAGTATTTATCAGCGTTAAAAATCCCGATAACCCGAAAATTCCTAAACTTTTACGGCCCCTAGTTTTTTGCATTGCCCTTTTAATGTCTGCCTTATTTTTACAACAAAGTTTGGGTAGGGCGGTGGTGGTTATTCCTGCGGGGGAGGTGGGGGTAATTGAAACTATGGGCACTGTGGATACCGTTCCCCTCACTTCCGGGGTTTATTTCCTCAATCCCCTCTCCAAAGTGGTTACCTACTCCACCCGTTTACAGGACATCAAAGAGACCGTGGATACGTCTTCCAAGGAGGGTTTGAACTTTAACATTGATGTGAGTTTGCAATATCGTCTCAACCCGGAAAAAGCTGGGGAGGTTTTTTCTAGCCTTGGCAACGAAGAACAGCAAAGGGAAATTATCATCTCCCGCTTCCGTTCCTTAATTCGGGAAAATACCGCTAAGTATGATCTGAGTTCCATTTATGGTGATAAAAGGGCAGAAATTTCCCTCGACCTGGCCCGGTCAATGAAAGAACAACTGGAACCCATTGGTTTTTTGGTGGAAGATGCCCTAATGAGAAATGTAATTCTGCCGGAAAATATCCAAAAAGCCATTCAAGCCAAGGTGGAGGTGGAGCAAAGTAATCAAAAAAAACAATTGGAATTAATTAGTGCCCAAAGGGATGCGGAAAGAAAAATAATCGAAGCCCAAGGAGTAGCAGATTCCCAAAAAATTCTTTCCCAAAGTTTGACAGATCAAATTATTAAATTAAAAGCCATTGAAGCTACCCAGAAACTAGCGGAATCGCCCAACACAAAAGTATTAATTATGGGATCGGGAGAGGGAAATTTACCCATTATCATGTCCGATCCTTAG
- a CDS encoding gamma carbonic anhydrase family protein — MEANFPIYLTPPDLSPAAFVAANATVIGKVNLGKDCSIWYGAVVRADLEAITIGQGTNIQDGAILHGDPGIVTVLEDWVTVGHRAVIHAAHIERGSLIGIGATILDNVRIGAGSIIGAGAVVTKDVPPRSLVMGVPAKIIKQVSEEQVQGLLDHGQNYVRLAKAHAAEGLGQQ, encoded by the coding sequence ATGGAAGCAAACTTTCCCATTTACCTTACTCCCCCAGATTTGTCCCCAGCAGCATTTGTGGCGGCCAATGCCACAGTCATCGGTAAAGTCAACCTAGGCAAGGATTGTAGTATTTGGTACGGAGCAGTGGTGCGGGCAGATTTAGAAGCTATCACCATCGGTCAGGGTACTAACATCCAAGATGGGGCCATACTCCATGGCGATCCAGGCATTGTCACCGTGCTAGAAGATTGGGTCACCGTTGGCCATCGGGCTGTGATCCACGCCGCCCACATTGAACGGGGCAGCTTGATCGGCATTGGAGCTACGATTTTAGATAACGTCCGCATTGGAGCCGGCAGCATCATCGGGGCTGGGGCGGTGGTAACTAAAGATGTGCCCCCCCGGTCTTTGGTGATGGGAGTACCAGCAAAAATTATTAAACAGGTGAGTGAAGAGCAAGTCCAGGGCCTGCTAGACCATGGACAAAATTATGTTCGTCTAGCCAAGGCCCACGCCGCTGAAGGTTTGGGCCAACAATAA